GCTCACAAAACTATCACCAGTAAGATTAAAACGAATCGCTAAGTATACAATAAGACCAAAAGCGAGTAGGAGAGCAGTACCAATTTTGCCAATGTAGTCTTGGAAAAAATGATTCATTTCGTAACCAATGACTCCACCTAATATATCAAACTTATGTGTGAAAAAACCAAAGAAGATTGAGAGCCAAATAACAATTAACGTTCCCCAAATCCAATGTTTTCGGAGTTTAGATAGTTTTAAATTTAAGGTCACATAAACTCCTGAAAGAAATAATAACCCTGAAAATATAAACGATGGTAAACCAAAACCTTTGGTAATAAACCACTCACTAAGCTTTGCACCAAATTGACTAGCCCAATTTTTAGCTTCGACTTGTCGTGATGGAAATTCTGATAATAGACTTTGGTCTTCTTTACCTGTAAATAAAAACGAGACAAATGAAATAAAAAGAAGTACACCTAAAATAATAAGTAAACTACCAACAATAAGTTTCTGTTGATTTGATAGTTTAAAAGAGATAGGCTTGCGCTTAGCTTTAGATTTTGTAGTCGTCTTTTTCTTGGTTGTTCTTTTTGCCATTTAGTCCTTGCAAGTATGATTGATGCTCGTATTTCAAAAATACAAATAAGTAACGTTTATCCTAATGGTTTTGGTATTTATACCAAGGTGTTATTAACAATTAGTTACCCAAAAATCTTTGGAATATAAATAATGCCAGCAGCAGTAATGGCAGCAATTGATGCAATAAGGACAGCACCAGCGCCAATGTCTTTAATCAAACCAATTTTTGGATGATGTTCTGGATGAATAAAATCTGCCATATATTCGATAGCTGTGTTTGCACCTTCTACACTCATGACCATGGCAATCATGATGAGTTGTATAAGCCATTCAGTAGTAGAAATATTAAAATAAATACCAGCAATAGTTACTATTGTAGCTATTATAAGCTGAAGTTTTATACTGTTTTCAGTTTTCACCAACACCATCAATCCCTTAAAAGCGTAACCTACACTTTTAAGACGATTGATGGCAAATGATTCTTTATTTCGGTTTGGCATATTTTAGTTTAAAGCATTTAGTGCTGCTTCATAGTTAGGCTCTTCGCCAGTTTCAGAAACTTGTTCAGTGTGTAATATCGTACCATCAGTATCTAATACTACAACACTTCTTGAGTGTAAGGTTTCAAAAGCACTGTCTTTGAAAGTAACACCGTAAGTATTACCAAATTCACCTGATTTGTAATCCGAAAGACTTTCTACATTATTTAAACCTTCTGCACCACAAAAACGCGCCATTGCAAAGGGTAAATCTTTAGAAATACAAAGTACTTTTGTGTTTTCTAAGCTACTTGCTTTTTGATTAAATGTTCTGATAGATTGTGCACAAACGCCAGTATCTACACTCGGAAAAATATTTAATACCAATCGAGAACCACTATAATCCACTAAAGATTTGTCTGATAATTCTGTAGTTGTTAATTTAAAATCAGGAGCTTTTGTACCTACTTCTGGTAAGCTTCCTACTGTTGTAGCGGCATTTCCGCCTAATGTTATATTTGCCATTATCTTATTTTTTATTTCTGTTAAAAGTAAAAAATATAGATACGTTAAGTGTGAATAAAATGATAAATAATTAGGATTTAGAAAGTTCCCACAAAGCCAATTTGGTTTGTTGAGAAACGTAAATTCCAAGAAATAGTTTTTTCTTTTTGAGGATAATCGTAAGCTTTGCTCTCAAAGAGAAATTTATCAATGGCATCAACAACTATAATACTCAAAGCTGTACTAAAAAAAATATCTGTAAAGTAATGCGCGTCGTCAATTAATCGCGAGATTGGAGGTATAGCTCCAATTGAATAAATACCAACTTTTATCCATGGATTTTCAAATTGCTTTGCAATTGAATGTGCCATAGTCATTGATAAAATAGTATGACCAGACGGAAATGAACTATAGCCAACATCATTTTGAAATGGTTTAAAAGTATAAGGTCCTTCATCTCTTCCGGGTCTTGCTCTACCAACTGCATTTTTTGTAAAACTTTGAATTAAGCCAGTAGTAATTGAAGCAGAAATTATGAGAACACTAGTTTTTCGTACTTTTTCATTTTTAGTAAAAAGCCCAAAACCATATAAACCGGCATTTGCTATGAAGTAGTTTTGTGGACTTCCAAAATACCATCCAAAATCTCTTACAACTTTTGGGAAATTTGGTTGGTTTTGAGAAAACTCTCTAACAGACCTGTCGGATAGGCTAAGTAGAGTTGTACTACCTACAAGAATTCCAAATTTTTTAAAGTCATCACCTTTCCAATGCAAGGGTCTTGTAAATGCATGGCCAACACTCTTTACGGTGTTATTCGCGTCATACTTTACCATCTGCCAGACTGTTAGTGCTCTGGCACTGTCAGATTTCACTTTTATTTGTTGAGATGTTGACTTATATATCCCTAAAAAAAGAAATATGAAGCTTAAAATAAGCTTTAGTTTCATGTTTATCTTAATTCTGCTCCTAACTTAGTCTCAAAATTAGTCTGAAGCTTACTCATTATTTTATCAATCTGCTTATCAGTTAGTGTTTTGTTTTCATCTTGAATCGTAAAACTTACGGCATAACTCTTTTTGCCTGCAGGCAAGTTTTTACCTTCATAAACATCAAAAAGGTTAATATTTTTGAGTAATTGTTTTTCTGTTTGCTTAGAGATAGTAAAGATATCTTCAAAGCTTACTGAGTTATCAATTAATAAAGCAAAATCACGTCTAACCTCGGGATATTTTGGGATGGCTTTGAATTTTATTGAATTGTGTTTTGCCATTTCTAAAACATTGTCCCAATTAAAATCAGCAAATAAAACATTTTGAGATATTCCAAAATGTTTAAGAACAGATTTTTTAACCAATCCAAAATCTACCATTTTTAATTTTCCAACAGACAAACTCATACCTTCACTAAATAGGTCTGATTTTATAGGAGAAGATTTTAAACGATTCAATCCTAAACGTTGCAAAATAGTTTCGACAGTACCTTTTAAGTAAAAGAAATCACTCGGAGATAATTGAGCTTTTGGGTCCCAATATTCATCTGATTTATTTCCTGTTACAAATAGGGATAAGTGTTTGTACTCTTCGCGTTGCTCTGAATATTGGTGGTATGTTTTACCAAATTCAAATAATTTTAAATCGCTTCGTTTTCTATTTATGTTGTATGCAACGGCTTCTAAACCAGAAAATAATAAAGATTGTCGCATAACACCCAAATCACTACTAAGAGGATTAAGCATCTCGACATTATGGTCAGCATTTAATTGCTCACTTAACGTCATATATTTTGGAGTGGTTAGCGAATTGGCCATAATCTCAAAAAATCCTTGAGACGCTAATTGATTGCCTATAATATTCTGAAGCTTATAGTCTTCAAATCTTGAAGAATTAGAAATCGAAGCATTTAATTTTTCAGTCGTACCTACATTATTATAACCGTAAACACGTAGAATTTCTTCAATAATATCTGCTTCTCGCTGAACATCATTACGATACGCTGGTACCGTAAGTCCTAATCCTGTTTCTGTAACATTATTAACTTTAATCTCTAACGAAGTCAGAATACTCTTTATAGTTTCACGAGGAATTTCTTCTCCAATTAATTTTTTAGCGTTATCAAAACTTAAGCGTACTTCAAAATCATTGATTTTATTGACATAAGTATCAGAGATATCGCTAGAGATTTCTCCGCCAGCAATTTCGACAATCATTAATGCAGCACGTTTTAATGCATATTCTGTATTATTTGGATCAATGCCACGTTCAAAACGAAAAGATGCATCAGTATTTAACGCATGACGTTTTGCAGTTTTACGAACACTTACAGGATTAAAATAGGCACTTTCTAAAAAGATATTTGTTGTGTTTTCTGTAACTCCAGAATTTATACCTCCAAAAACACCAGCAATACATAATGGTTTTTCGGCATCACAAATCATTAAATCATCTTCATGAAGATCGCGCTCGACCTCATCTAAGGTTGTAAATTTTGTACCTGCAGTACATGTTTTGACTTCAATTTTGTTACCAGCAATTTTATTAGCATCAAAAGCATGAAGTGGTTGTCCAAGTTCATGCAGGACATAGTTAGTAATGTCTACGATATTATTGATAGGCGCTAAGCCGATAGATTTTAAGCGATGCTGTAACCAACTCGGAGAATCTTCAACTTTTAAACCAGAAATTGTAACACCACAATAACGCGGTGCTTTTTCCTTGTCTTGTACGTCGACATCTATTTTTAAAGAGCGTGCATCGACATGGTATGAACTTACGGATGGTGTAATTAACTCTAACTGAACATCTTTTTGTAATAAACC
This DNA window, taken from Winogradskyella sp. PC-19, encodes the following:
- a CDS encoding diacylglycerol kinase family protein, translating into MPNRNKESFAINRLKSVGYAFKGLMVLVKTENSIKLQLIIATIVTIAGIYFNISTTEWLIQLIMIAMVMSVEGANTAIEYMADFIHPEHHPKIGLIKDIGAGAVLIASIAAITAAGIIYIPKIFG
- the tpx gene encoding thiol peroxidase, coding for MANITLGGNAATTVGSLPEVGTKAPDFKLTTTELSDKSLVDYSGSRLVLNIFPSVDTGVCAQSIRTFNQKASSLENTKVLCISKDLPFAMARFCGAEGLNNVESLSDYKSGEFGNTYGVTFKDSAFETLHSRSVVVLDTDGTILHTEQVSETGEEPNYEAALNALN
- a CDS encoding phosphatase PAP2 family protein, whose protein sequence is MKLKLILSFIFLFLGIYKSTSQQIKVKSDSARALTVWQMVKYDANNTVKSVGHAFTRPLHWKGDDFKKFGILVGSTTLLSLSDRSVREFSQNQPNFPKVVRDFGWYFGSPQNYFIANAGLYGFGLFTKNEKVRKTSVLIISASITTGLIQSFTKNAVGRARPGRDEGPYTFKPFQNDVGYSSFPSGHTILSMTMAHSIAKQFENPWIKVGIYSIGAIPPISRLIDDAHYFTDIFFSTALSIIVVDAIDKFLFESKAYDYPQKEKTISWNLRFSTNQIGFVGTF
- the pheT gene encoding phenylalanine--tRNA ligase subunit beta, producing MKISYNWLKQFIKIDWNAEKTGELLTDLGLEIEGIETYESVKGGLKGIVIGEVLTCEQHPNADRLKVTTVDIGADAPVQIVCGAPNVAAGQKVPVATIGTTLYTAEGEAWKIKKGKIRGEESHGMICAEDELGLGESHDGIMVLDTDLKVGTLASEVFEIENDSVFEIGLTPNRADAMSHHGVARDLKAGLLQKDVQLELITPSVSSYHVDARSLKIDVDVQDKEKAPRYCGVTISGLKVEDSPSWLQHRLKSIGLAPINNIVDITNYVLHELGQPLHAFDANKIAGNKIEVKTCTAGTKFTTLDEVERDLHEDDLMICDAEKPLCIAGVFGGINSGVTENTTNIFLESAYFNPVSVRKTAKRHALNTDASFRFERGIDPNNTEYALKRAALMIVEIAGGEISSDISDTYVNKINDFEVRLSFDNAKKLIGEEIPRETIKSILTSLEIKVNNVTETGLGLTVPAYRNDVQREADIIEEILRVYGYNNVGTTEKLNASISNSSRFEDYKLQNIIGNQLASQGFFEIMANSLTTPKYMTLSEQLNADHNVEMLNPLSSDLGVMRQSLLFSGLEAVAYNINRKRSDLKLFEFGKTYHQYSEQREEYKHLSLFVTGNKSDEYWDPKAQLSPSDFFYLKGTVETILQRLGLNRLKSSPIKSDLFSEGMSLSVGKLKMVDFGLVKKSVLKHFGISQNVLFADFNWDNVLEMAKHNSIKFKAIPKYPEVRRDFALLIDNSVSFEDIFTISKQTEKQLLKNINLFDVYEGKNLPAGKKSYAVSFTIQDENKTLTDKQIDKIMSKLQTNFETKLGAELR